A section of the Candidatus Aminicenantes bacterium genome encodes:
- a CDS encoding methylmalonyl-CoA carboxyltransferase yields the protein PTDDPFDRMEDKLNEIVPVNPNKPYNIKELLSLVVDNGCFFEVHEGYAQNLVVGFACLGGRNVGVIANNPDVYAGTLDVQASLKGSRFIRFCDAFNIPLVSFVDVPGFLPGRDQEKLGIIKHGAKMLYAYSEATVPKLTVITRKSYGGAYIVMSSKHLGADVVFAWPTAEIAVMGPQGAINVIFRKDLAAADEPEGLKERLILDYKEKFANPKLPAAFGYVDDIILPTETRPRLIAALESLEHKTLQNPPKKHGNIPL from the coding sequence ACCCACGGATGACCCCTTTGACCGCATGGAAGACAAACTCAATGAGATCGTTCCCGTCAATCCGAACAAGCCGTACAACATAAAGGAACTGCTTTCCCTGGTGGTTGACAACGGTTGTTTTTTCGAGGTCCACGAAGGGTACGCCCAAAACCTGGTGGTCGGATTTGCCTGCCTGGGAGGGCGCAACGTGGGCGTCATCGCCAATAATCCCGATGTCTATGCCGGAACCCTGGATGTTCAGGCCTCTTTAAAGGGGTCCCGTTTCATCCGTTTCTGCGACGCGTTCAACATTCCCCTGGTTTCTTTCGTGGACGTGCCCGGTTTCCTGCCGGGCCGGGACCAGGAAAAACTTGGGATCATCAAGCACGGCGCCAAGATGTTGTACGCCTATTCAGAAGCCACGGTACCCAAGCTCACGGTCATTACCCGCAAGTCGTACGGCGGGGCTTACATTGTCATGAGCTCCAAGCACCTGGGCGCGGACGTGGTGTTCGCCTGGCCCACGGCGGAGATCGCGGTCATGGGGCCTCAAGGCGCCATCAACGTCATTTTCCGTAAGGACCTGGCCGCGGCGGATGAGCCGGAAGGTCTCAAGGAGCGCCTGATCCTTGACTACAAGGAAAAGTTCGCCAACCCCAAACTGCCCGCCGCTTTCGGGTACGTAGACGACATCATTCTGCCCACCGAGACGCGGCCCCGTCTGATCGCGGCCCTGGAATCGCTGGAACACAAGACCCTGCAAAACCCGCCCAAAAAGCACGGCAATATCCCGCTGTAA